DNA sequence from the Ciona intestinalis unplaced genomic scaffold, KH HT000258.1, whole genome shotgun sequence genome:
AATTTCTATGTAAGTAGGTCGGTCATAATTTGCCGAGCATTACATTAGCGCCAAACCGCTGCTTTGCCGGTTGTTCTAAAATAGTCGTGCTCTGCATACGGTCATTTGTCGATGTTAGTAATTGCATGCAATACCACAGCACTATCATATCAACTACAATTGTTTTCCCTTCGTTGTACATTATACGGTTACcctaaaatatttcaacccGTTGCGTTTTGCATTCGGGACAACCGCAATAACTCATTAATAGTAGTAATACACACGTAAGTGaaagttgccacgtatgtcaAATCTACACATGGTCCAAATAAATCGCCTAAAGAGACATAAGTCACATGATTAAACGACACAGGAGTCGAACCGTAACCGAAAGTTGCCGTTTTGCATTGGGGCAACCTTACGAACCTATTAATACACATATTCTTACATAAGCAATCCTTGGCCCTTGGTACCAGTTTAAACTGGTTTGAACCTGAATTCTCAAGTATCGTCACCATAAAAACCCATGCAGGTAAATTCCAAAGCGCCCGCCGGGATTCAATCTTCTCCAGCCTTGACGCCCACATGTCGAACTCAAACTCGGGTGAGACGAGCAACCTTGTGCGCATGCGCAACAAACTGCTCGGCAATTCCGACCCCTCCCTTAATTCAAGCTTCGTAAGTATATACTCCGTATTTCGATTTTACGTCAAAACCAAAATTCGATTTTTAATCTccctttttctcttttatagAAAGAACTGAACATATCAAGACGAAACAGCGTCACGCCATCGTAagtgaaactttttttatacaaacttaTCGATTTTCTATCTCGATCTCCGCATACACTTATAATAGCAGACGTGGCATGGTTATACATTATCCTATGCCTATATCAAGTCTACACGAAAATGTAGGGGCAACTCAAAAGGGTTTTGGACTTAATTTATGAGAAACtgtataaagttaaaagtgtATTCCCAAGTTTTTCAATTCAGTTTGATCtgcaaaacttgtttttaaaaacatctgCATGCTTCACTTAAAACTAGCCCAAGCGTGAAACACATCATCTCTCTAGCTCCACTGTGCGGTAGGATAGCTTTACTTTAAATGTCAGTTCTAGGTCACAGTTGTTGTTAACGCTTTAATTAAAAGGTCGCTTAGTTCGATCTGACGAAGTATAAGCTGTTCTATGCGGTGCGCAGTGGCGCCGCCTGTTCGATGTTTTTCAGTACACCTTGACTCGTTAGGTGTCGCGCGAATTTGCATTTTCTTGTTGTAACCTAGAGCTTAAGTACTGTAGCTGTAGGCTATTAGAATAGCTAGCTGGCTTATTTACGTCGACGGTTTATTCTGTTACCTGGTTGATCCTGCCAGTGGCGATATGCTTGTCTCAACGGTTAAACCAAACGCGAATATATCATAcactatgtgggtgaggtccagcAGTAAGCACTGGGATTTATGCTAGAAATAGCCCATTATCTTATTTTACTTAATACGAGCCCGCGCTGTAAGTCAGGCGTAGTTATTCCGAAATTTACATTGAAATCTAACCGGGAGATGGCGCTGGGTAGCTCTTTTCATTCTTGCGATACATAGAAAAAATCAATCGCCCGTCAATCGATCGCAGGTATTGAACACCTGTTTACGGCGATCAATATAATCCATCAGCATGGGAAATCGGGGCAGACGTGTCTCTGTCATTACGCGACCGGGTAGCCGGGTTCTGGGCCATACAGACCAACGTACCACCGAGCTTTCAGTTATAAATGAAAGTCGGTCGAAACAGACAGCAGGCAGTAACTATTTTAATACCAGTTCGTGTGTCAGCGCCAGGTTTTTCATTCACGGCAATGAAAATTAGGTTTGTTCCCGGGTACAGAGCAACGTAAGCCGAGCTTGAATTTATAACATGAAATAAGTCGTAAAAATAACAGGAGTAAGGAAGTAACAGTTTCAATAACATACTGCCTGTTTCAAAGGTTTTTTTCCTCAGTAAAGTTTACGGTCCAGATGCTGTGGTGTTttcatttgaataaaaaattaactcaGCTCCCAAGTTTGTATTTGCTACAGTAAAAGTTTATGCTTGTGCGAGTGTGTTTGTTTGCCCTGAATGTACTTGTTTTACTTGCACAGTGTAGCTGTAATGCAACAGTTAACTTTTAGTGTCAGCAGTCTGCATGAATTTAGAAATCTTTGGCATCTGGTATTTCTAATAAAGCATATGGCTAGAAATTGTTTCTgctaaaatgaaaattattgaTAAATCTATTTTCGGTTTCCTAAATGACGTTCCAATTTTcgtagtattttatttttacctaaaaccTGTTAGATTTTCGAATATACGGTACCTTTTATTCATCGTATTACAGCACAGGAAAATGTTACAGTCCTTCTTGAATATTGTAAACGCCTGCTTATCAGGAAACGGTATAGATTTTCGGTTAGCAAGCGAAAACACTTGCGAATTTcgcatataaaaaatatattacgcTGTGAAATACAGCGTGTGTCAGTTGTGTTGAACGGTATTTTGAATCCGGTGTTACGCCTCGACAACGTGCACGAAGTAGAGTATATTTGTAGGGTGTGTAATACAATTCATTAAACCTGACAGTAAGCCTATAcaggatatttatttatatctataGCCTTTTCtattccatatgggtgaggtcgttGTCAGTGACCTAAAATTTAGACCAGAtgtataaatatgaaaaatatcaGAACAGTGCACTGTGCACAGTGTGACTTTTCGAACATTCTGTATGATAGCAATGTTTTGGTGTAGTAGACCAACGTCTCTACTAACTTTTTTGTATACTAGAGTCTAGATTCCAACTCTTACCCATTGAATATGTTTCTATGCCTTTGTAAACCTACTTGGGAATTTAATCGTCAACCAAGTTCAGCTATAAGGAAACGCTTCAACGAAACGTTTTCAATTTGCCTCTGTTTCACGGGCGAACGATATTCAAACGCTACCGTACAACCCATATAGAAGTATATACGTCATCGCATTCGCCCGGCCAGGATATAATTTTACTCATAACTGGATTTCGCCGACTTTACGTTTTCTTGATCATTATATTCCCAAAGTTATCTCGTCGGATGGCATAAGAACTAACGTTTTTTATCCGGTACAGCTATTTCCAATGTTTCCatgtaattttattaaacatccgtgttataacgactttcgttggTCCGCCATGCCACGATAAAacggttacattcatttatacgtTTCTGTTCGttgcaaaattttgtttattttctcgaAATCCACAAAGCACTCCCATGTTCTTTTCGTCCGTGACGTTGTCCATGACGTACATCCTATTTCATTTTCCGAAAAATTGCCTCCCGCACACccattgacgtcataatgaaatCGAGATTACATCACATTACATCACAGTAAAACCGTTTCCCAACTTCTAAACTCCTTCGCGGAAGAAATAAGGTTAATTTTATATGACTGTATGTTAATTTTTCAGTGCCGAATTTATCCTAAGaagaaaacaagtttaactGCACAAAACGATATAATATTCTATGCTTTCAAAATTTTCTTAAGAATTCGGCCTTAAACGTACGTTatgatgaaaaaaaatcagtcTCAATGCCTATGActgtatattaattttatgttgGCGAATTTACAGTAAGAATTTGACCTTTCGCGTTTAGGTTTGCAGCCAAGTGCATTCTAGCCAACCCCGCGCCGCATCCTTTCTATTAAAAAGCATTATAATGAAACCGCACGCGCCTTGCTTATTAAGGTAATAACGTTTATAGGATTACAATGTGGAATTGCTACTTTGTAATTCGTTTTAGCCTGTTCGTTACAAGGGCGGCCGCTGAATAATTAATTACCTTTTTATCGTACCAGCACGCACCCGTGTGAACCGTGAATGTAACAATGCGTTTAAACACGTTGATTAGGTTGCATGCCACATTGTGAAATTTGTACCTACCTTTAAAAATAGTAGGAAATACCTAATAAAAGATTAATAGTATTTTAATATCGTGTGTGCGTGTGTTGTGTGATCGTAGCAGTTAGTTTTACAACGCATTTAAACACGTTGGGAAGACTGCTAGTCCTACGGAAATTTTCTCTCTCTTTAGAAATAGttagcaataaaaaatatgtgtctTAGCGTGTTGATTGGTGTGTCTGTGTTTTGCTGTCTTTTTGGACGTTGAAATACTGGTCTACGTTTTTATCGTTATATTCACGCGCAGCCTTTTCTTGCCCCTCCCTCGCCATGGGAACTGAGGCAAATAGGAAATCAATCGACCGATTGAACTGTGTTTTCAATCGAATCACTTTTAGAAAGTCACGTTGTTGTTGTGTACCAAGCCATACAACACCCGTGTCCGCCTGTGTGCCTTCGAATGTCTAAAGCACACAGTTAAACACTCATAACCAATATTGACTGCCAAGGTTTACAAGCGAGTGTAAATTTACGAAGTCTGCTGCTGCGTGTTTCTTGACTGTATAAAGGAATTTCGTATTCAGCTtaattggaataaaaacatgtttaaaagaTTCGTAGAAAGTGCACCAAAATTTGCTGCGTGTTTAACTGTATAAAGAGAGTTTCGTAGTCAGTTTGATTGATATAAAGCGCTTAAAAGATATGATATAAGTTCACCAAATACCGGTGTGAACTAGAACAGACTGGTCAAAACTGTTAACACCATTACCAGCCCGTGTTCCCACCCTCTAAAAAGGCTGTACTACTATCCCCtttagtttgttgttttgtttatctaTTCAAGTCGCTATTCCCGTTTCCCCTCAGCGGTTGGTGACGTTTTCATTACCGTTTCATTTAACTCAAATCTTTAGTAACTAACGCTATAACGAACAATAGAACCTTCCGCGGTCGcctgtgtgacatcataaacggGCCACTCGATATCGGCgaataacaaaaaaacgcGACGCACGCGAGTCCAGTAGGATTAAATTAGTTGCCCTTCTTTTACTGTATAGTGATTTAACACGACAGGGCAAGAGTGGCGTGGTAAAAATAGCTAGCCTCGTGCCAAGGAATGATGATAGGCCAGGCACTACAggtttactgtttaaataacCTTTTAACAGTTCAGAATTTCCTGTCTTTATAAATCAGTGTTTCTGTCGCTTTTAGTTCCTAACTGGTGGTAgaagtttaagtttatgtaATATAATGCTAGTTTCTGCAATGGTGTAAGAGTAGTGTTTAGCTGTTTCCACCTCTGTTCACAAAAAATGTGGTCTGAAAGTCACCTATGTGGCTGCATCTTATACAAGATACTGATGTCAATACGTCTATAGTAACAGTGCACATTCACTATGAAGTATAAACTGGTCAAGTTTCTGCACCTTAATATTGCCAAATTGCCCCAATCTGATGTGCTTGATGTACCAGATGGCCACTTGTAAGTCTTGAGCATAATTTCCTCCATTAGCTTAAGTGTACCTAAACGAAAACCTAACTATAGTAGTAGTCTGGTACTAGTTCTTAGGTAAGGCTGGATTTAAGCAGAGTATTTAAATGCCACTCAAATAGCACTAGGCCTAATGCATAATTTTGTAGCTTAGTTGCTTTGGACACCATGTGGTTCATTTTCATATAAATTTCtgacttttttattgttatcttatgttatatgttttacgtagttttcatattttgacatttttcgATCGTTCTGGGTTTATCTGCAAATGTTGTcagattttaacaatttttttagttgtgtAGCACTGCTATAGAAGGTGTGAAAGCCAACACTCATTTAAGTTGCACCATACGCTTCACACCTATATTTTACAGGCCAAGAAATAGTTCAGGACGTCGGAATACGATTCTTATCGCATCCCCTACACGTCCCCATTCACCAGGCCTGCTCCCACAAGGTACAGTTGCTCatacatatttaaattccAATTCCAGCTTAAATTAAACGCAGTGTAGGCCTGCATACTCTCCAACAAATACATTGCTGACTTTTTTTCAACCCAGAAGTGAGCCAATCAATGCTTTTTTTAACCCTAAAACAGTCATTTAAAACGAAACATAGAAAAACTTCATTTATACAGCATTTTCAATATTCTCAATCCCAGGAGTCAGAAGCAGTATTTCACTTAGTAGTATTTCACACATTAGTATTTCAAACCCTCCAACAAATACATGACACTTTTTTTAACCCAGGAGTCAGTAGTCCGATGGACAGTCCCCGCAATCTCTCCCCAAACAACCAACCTTCCCATTTCTCATTCGCGCCTTCGTACGTCAAACCCCGGCCCTTCGTAGCCACCATGGATGGTAGAAGATGGTCGGTAGCTTCACTGCCATCTAGTGGTTACGGGACCAACACACCGTCATCTGTGCTATCTTCCTCTGCTTGTTCTTCTCAGGTAACTTatcgttttttaatattcaaaatttaaaaaacgttcTAAAagaaccattttttttaaatatcgaAGTTTGAAAAACTTATGTAAATACTATTTATTGTATAGCCTACTCTTTTCTGGTACTCTTTCTTACATTTCATCATTTGGTTAAAATGATctggactgtacattttgagattcaatcacgttttgcagtttttttgtaaaatatttatttagttttttgacAGATTTCGATTTTGCTTAACAGACATCAATTCACAATATGCATTACAGTAATAGTATTAGGAGTTTCATTAAGCTGAGATTGCAATGCAAtgatttgtttgttatttcccAGTAGGTTAGTTCTACCAATAAATCATACCACACTTTGTATTTACTATTGCACTCAATTAAACTTAGTTTTTCACATACTGTCATAGCATTATAAGCTATAGGGAAAAATTTACTATTGCAGTCAGTTAAACTTATGTTTTCAACTACTGTTTTAACATTAGGGTAAACATACTTAGAACATATTTGAACCCCATGACCTTTTGCACTGTGGCAGTATAGCCTTTTAACACAACATCATTACACTGTAATGCAATCAGATTAAGTAGAGGATTTTCCTTAAGCATCTAAAATCTAAATCCTTGTGTGATTCTCTACTTAGCACTGCAAGTAGTCCTATACTGTAACActgcaattaaaattcactTAGCTTAATAAAGTATATGCCAGTCATTCTGCCCTATTGTATATTGTGTGAACATACCAAATCAAGTACTGGTAAAATAAATGACAAATTTTTTcagtattaataaaatatttgtaataacgTGTTCCGGGatataatttgttaaacttaTAATTTGGTTGGAAAACTTGGATTAGAGGctggttttaaaaacttgtgtcaaagttttagttaaataGCTGGTATTTATGCTTTGTCTATCATTTCATTTGGCCATTTAAACTTGTGTTGggcaatatttttaacatttatacatAGAGTATGTTTCAGTTAACTGTTTGCATTGCATAAACATGCAGTATTTATAGCAAGCAGTATAAGTGTTTCACAATCCTTCAAACAGTTTATCATGTATGTTGCTTCATTAATAtattggaaacactgttttgtAGCCTAATATTCAACCTATTATTGCAGGTGACCTTTGCTTGTGTAAATACTAAACTATACTTAATTTGCATCTTGTTTAGTTAATGGCGTCAGTAGTTTGTTCCCTTCATGCAAATcaataagtaacatatacataaCTTAGCATACCGTGCTGTATTATGTTGCATTATATGCACCAGGAATGCACTACTGGGATAATCATAAACAACTAATCAATCAATTTAAATTGGTCAAATTGCTTATATTATGTTTCATGTAAAAACACTTATTTGGTAATGAAATACGGCGGGCTATTATGTGACTTTTCACACAGTCAGTAGGTAAATTCACTCACatgtataaagtatataacAATTGTTTCATTACCGCAGCATgccttgtgtttttttaaagttttctacATGCTACAATTTGGAAACGTTGTGTGGCTTATAAATGCAAATGCCACAGAACTATGTAGATAGTAGATACCACAAAATAGAATCTAAATACAAATGGCAAATTTTATCAGACCATATGTAGTTCTATGTACCATTTTTCCTAtgattttagtaaaaattattattatgtatataagCATATTTAAAGTTCGTAGTTTTAAATAGGTTATTGCATGTAAACTAATTTGCTTTTTACTGTTAATGTTAATGTATCCCTAAAGGGCAATGACGTGCTATAAATTCAAGTTACCAACCTTAATTTAGTGAGCCAATGGTGAATATAGTGGCCTATAAACccataaaaattcaaataataaacacagaaacaatcaaaactttaaaaacacataaattgaaataacaaacacaaaaacattcaaaatcattaaataaaaacccaATGCTTCTTAGTTCTTAAAGGATTGTTGAATTGTTAAACAGAGTGACTTATGAACACATATACACCTTCAAAACCATTAAATAACAAATGTATTACTTGTAACAGGACCGGCTTCACCAGTTACCCTCCCAGCCCACCGATGATCAACTCACCTACTTGTCTCGTCACTTCTGTTCCAATGAAAGCATCAATGAAGATGACATTGGTAaggtgttttaatattatatttagaaaatagtGGACTTTTTGCCAATTAACAGTTAGCTGTCTACTGTGTAAGAGTGAAGTGTTctggtataaattattatacaactaagaatttaacaattaacagtgtttttaacattctaCAACACTTATAGTGAAGATACgattgtataattttgtaaatactctttgtttactactgaatgaaaacatggttCATACCCTTCTATATTATAAATGCAATGTTTATTGTAATGCAGTACTTTAAGAATAGGGGTCTATTGGACCTATGAAattatacaaagtttttttaaattcttaggGTTCAAGGCCGTAATAgctttcatatttaaatttatcattgTGTATTATGATTCCAtcaagcattttaaaaatcacaaaGGGTTTGGGAATAGCACAAAGGATTAAAAACCACTGTTGTAATAGAAGGAATATTGAATAGCTTTTAACAATACCAGTTAATTCTCTGTTtgctattttttgtttaatatatagtagggtggggtaaaatggaacaccttttcattctattttcccgtctcatttggtagtaaacaaagaacattcaaaaaaattataaaaccttatctcCACGAGTCCCATATACCGTTTtgaatcgtttaaaacacaatcaggatattttgatattctgtactaaaggtgtcccatctctccccaccctactatttgtGTATTACGATATACTTTGCATATAATGTTCTTAGCTATTAGGGCGGAACTAATTCTAGGAGACAAGAAAATTAGTAATTATTCATGATCAATATGTAGAGAAGGGTTTTGGTGCCTTTTTAAAATCAGCAATTTTGATGAATCAATATAGGTGATAGGTGTGGTAGAAAAAGCTTAAAATAAGCATATTATGTTATGGAAAAGAATGGTGTGTAGGAGTTTATACCTTTTGCAGAGCTTTCATGCACtctaataattaatatattccCTTTATGTCCCAAAAGAATTCTTTTTGCTCCAGAACAGTTAGCATTCTTTGCTACTTGGCTTTAAATTACATTACTTGCGTATAATGTGGTGTAGGGAGGGCTTAGGCATTCCCAAATGGTTTTGCTATTTAACTATTCAATTCTGTGAATctaaccctgatctggtgctcctAGAGTTGGACGATTTTTGTGCAAAGAAAGGCAGAAGAATGTGGTGCCCGAAAAacgtaacaaaataaatcaatcagattttataatataggATATATATTTCGCATAAATGACATCgtcagtcttttattcaaacatgACCATAAGGTTTTACTATGAGCTTGTTTTTAGCAAATCCGCCCCCACTTAACGCACTTAGAGGGATAATTTTGTTGGTTTAGTTTTCTATAGGATGTGTGTATTGTCTGTGTCTTTTGTAACTCTGTGTACCTTTGAAAGATTTGTTGTTAATATACAGTTTCTTCGTCAAAGATAGTTCATTGTTATGATTTATCGTTATTATATCAATATGACAACGAATCTCCGGTTTATCTTCACATCACTGTAAATGaccttttaaaataacacttaCAATATGGTGATATAGTAGTGTGAATAAGGTGAGATACCGTTTGGCCTTTGCACATGTCTTATTCTTTGCTTTACTCATGGATGGAAAAAAGGATAATGATAACAGGCACCGTCTCCCCCTCCCTAATATACCCAAAAAATGCTTGCgttgtattgttttttatttcatcaaGCATTCCATAATACATTCCATAACATAgctctttaaatttattaactgttttaaaaatttcacacacttgaatatttttaaagcattGCTTTACCCACCTACAGGATTTGTTAGTTGTTACCCAACCAATTGTTAAATCCTGGTTTTCCACATTCACAGGGGGTTGCAGAAGCCCGTTTCGACCCCGTTCTCGTAGTTTAAGCCCCGGGCGAACCCCAGTTTCCCACGATTCCGAAGTAGTAATGATGAACAATGTATACCGAGAGAGATTCCCAAAAGCAGTGGCGCAAATGGAGGAGAAATTAAAggtaatgaatgtaaattggaTATCTGCGATTTTTGAATAATATTGTAAGTTCctttgcacattttttttttgtttttctgcaaaaatTTTTTCAATGACTTCATGAAAATACCGCCTTCTTGGAATAATTAAGATAGTTACTTTTAGTTCAAGCTTTAGTTTATGGAGTACCTATTAGGAATACAACCACTTTGACAATCTTCAGTTGTATAGTCTATACACTCGACTCTAGTGTGTCCTTTAACAAAGGTAAAAAAAGTCATTATCTTTTAGCAATTTATCGAATCAAGTTCGCAAGGTCTTCAAACCCCCGTTTCGGACGCTGCGTGGAGTTTTGTGCATCACCAAGTGGTGAAAATGGCACGCTCGTGCTTACAAATGTCGCAGGAAAATCGGATCACTGCAAGATATTTCTTCGAACTTGCTGAGAATTTGGAAAAACTGATTGAGGAGGTTAGTTCATGCTGTGGTTTAAGCTCCTTTTCAGCAATACTCTTTGTGAGTTTTAGGTATTTTAGGGAAGTTTTTTAAGCAATACTTTTTCATGCTCATGTAACTGGTtttgttagtttgttttatgcaattaagcggtatttattttatagtgtAGATTTGACCAAAGTAAACTTCTTAAATTAATATATGAGTAAATCCTGATCATATGATTTAGGCTCATGAAAAGTCAGCAGCTGGAAGTGGGGGAATCACAAAGCTTGTGAAAAAGTTCATGATGATTGTTGCGCGACCGGCAAGACTTCTGGAGTGCCTGGTGAGCGACAAGTGTTCACTTTAAGTGTAAAGTTAAGCCCAATGTTGTCAAcagttttcacttttttttgtgcacagttttaacattgttaacactttaaacagtttttactttaagcattttgttttattcttttgtaaaattgtaaacaaaaaaattaaaattttaaccgTACCTGCAGGAATTTAGCCCCGAAGAATTCTACCAGTTGTTAGAATCAGCTGAATATGTTGCAAAGGAAAGTAGGGGTTGCATTGGAACTGAGATACCACAGTATATAGTACAACAGTTGGGACTTACTTCGGTgaggttttgttaaaattttgtttatattttttatacattttgttttatgttttataacaacttatTATAAATCTCTAATCTGATGTGtcaggttttaaaaacaaaaaaacctggcagcaacaattaatataaatttttgatAAGTCTTTTAAAAGTACTAGTATATCATTTGCCTGCTAGAGTAGTCCTTATTTCATCAACTTTTATTTGCAGTTTTTCAGGTTTGTGTGGTTAACATTCGGTTCTAAAATCAGATTTTAAttgatttgttaaaattcccccattagtggccaatgctttaaaattaGCGTTTAATATTTGCAGAATGGAGCGTGGTTTAGGTAAATATTTACGCAGGCGTAGGGTTGTGTgatttatgaatgaatatacGAAACCACTTCTGATCTTTTCCTTTATGATTAGTGATTAAAATGAtggaaaataatataatgtccCTTTCTCCTTCTATAAAATCATCATAAtgcttaataaaaaaaaaaaatttaaattatttcccTGTATAATATATGGCGGTTATAAAACTATTGGTAGATAATCTAAAATCCCGGCTCCTATAATGTATCTCTGTCTTTGTATGCagaatataatgtaataaaaaggTTGGGTCTTAAATTCTGATTTCTAAACTACATCTTAATGTTGTAGGCACAATATATTGTAGGTAATGAAATGGTCAGTTTAACTTGAATTCTGGCTCTTAAATGTATCTACGTCTTTCTATGCACAATGTTTTGAAGGTATTAAAAATAGTAGCAGATACTATTAGATTAACCTCAATTCCGAACTCTCAAACTGTATGCTGGTGTCTTTC
Encoded proteins:
- the LOC101243057 gene encoding microtubule-associated serine/threonine-protein kinase 2-like isoform X1: MSNSNSGETSNLVRMRNKLLGNSDPSLNSSFKELNISRRNSVTPSPRNSSGRRNTILIASPTRPHSPGLLPQGVSSPMDSPRNLSPNNQPSHFSFAPSYVKPRPFVATMDGRRWSVASLPSSGYGTNTPSSVLSSSACSSQDRLHQLPSQPTDDQLTYLSRHFCSNESINEDDIGGCRSPFRPRSRSLSPGRTPVSHDSEVVMMNNVYRERFPKAVAQMEEKLKQFIESSSQGLQTPVSDAAWSFVHHQVVKMARSCLQMSQENRITARYFFELAENLEKLIEEAHEKSAAGSGGITKLVKKFMMIVARPARLLECLEFSPEEFYQLLESAEYVAKESRGCIGTEIPQYIVQQLGLTSSILKVRSSSSDSEENEENSCPQPQQVTEDDFIVKKLISNGAYGSVFLVRHKETSQRFALKKINKHNLALRNEVQQVGILI
- the LOC101243057 gene encoding microtubule-associated serine/threonine-protein kinase 1-like isoform X2 encodes the protein MKYKLVKFLHLNIAKLPQSDVLDVPDGHLPRNSSGRRNTILIASPTRPHSPGLLPQGVSSPMDSPRNLSPNNQPSHFSFAPSYVKPRPFVATMDGRRWSVASLPSSGYGTNTPSSVLSSSACSSQDRLHQLPSQPTDDQLTYLSRHFCSNESINEDDIGGCRSPFRPRSRSLSPGRTPVSHDSEVVMMNNVYRERFPKAVAQMEEKLKQFIESSSQGLQTPVSDAAWSFVHHQVVKMARSCLQMSQENRITARYFFELAENLEKLIEEAHEKSAAGSGGITKLVKKFMMIVARPARLLECLEFSPEEFYQLLESAEYVAKESRGCIGTEIPQYIVQQLGLTSSILKVRSSSSDSEENEENSCPQPQQVTEDDFIVKKLISNGAYGSVFLVRHKETSQRFALKKINKHNLALRNEVQQVGILI